In a genomic window of Gavia stellata isolate bGavSte3 chromosome 30, bGavSte3.hap2, whole genome shotgun sequence:
- the TULP1 gene encoding tubby-related protein 1 codes for MHEAIALLMPSCPLWAEPAEDSEDEEEEEEVENKDPPKRLKKKLPKDPPSGESREKKLKPKGDKSDPEGKAKSAKSTKKEPMSVFQVNGEKEKKSKKKAATGSDEEDDSDASTKPIRSEKKKNPASLFQTGGDPPKEKKTKKKAPPKAAESEEETPETPQKNSNKKGKGKKSKKPKEERPPSPVIEVDNLEEFVLRPAPQGVTVKCRVTRDKKGMDRGLYPTYYLHLDNDKKVFLLAGRKRKKSKTSNYLISIDPTDLSRGGENFIGKLRSNLMGTKFTVFDNGANPDRANADWSNVRQELSAVVYDTNVLGFKGPRKMTVIIPGMNADNERVPIRPRNDNDGLLMRWQNKNMDNVIELHNKAPVWNDETQSYVLNFHGRVTHASVKNFQIVHGSDPDYIVMQFGRVADDAFTMDYNYPLCAVQAFAIALSSFDGKLACE; via the exons ATGCATGAGGCCATCGCGTTGCTGATGCCATCGTGTCCCCTCTGGGCAGAGCCGGCTGAGGACTcagaggatgaggaggaggaagaggaggtggagaatAAAGACCCACCAAAAAGGCTCAAGAAGAAGCTGCCCAAAGATCCCCCCTCGGGCGAGAGCCgggagaagaagctgaagcCGAAGG GAGACAAGAGCGACCCCGAAGGCAAAGCCAAATCTGCCAAAAGCACCAAGAAGGAGCCGATGTCTGTGTTCCAGGTGAAcggggagaaggagaagaaaagcaagaagaaag ccgccACCGGCAGCGATGAGGAGGACGATTCCGATGCCAGCACCAAACCCATCAGGTcggagaagaagaaaaacccgGCGTCCCTCTTCCAGACCGGCGGGGACCCCCccaaggagaagaaaaccaaaaagaaag ctcctcccAAAGCGGCCGAGAGCGAGGAGGAAACCCCGGAGACCCCGCAGAAAAACTCCAacaagaaggggaaagggaagaaatcaaAGAAG CCGAAGGAGGAGAGACCCCCGTCGCCCGTCATTGAGGTGGACAACCTGGAGGAGTTCGTGCTGCGGCCGGCGCCGCAGGGGGTGACCGTCAAGTGCCGGGTGACGCGGGACAAGAAGGGGATGGACCGGGGGCTTTACCCCACCTATTACCTCCACTTGGATAACGACAAGAAG GTGTTCCTCCTTGCCGGGAGGAAACGTAAGAAGAGCAAAACCTCCAACTACCTCATCTCCATCGACCCCACCGACCTGTCGCGGGGGGGAGAGAATTTCATCGGGAAGCTGAG ATCCAACCTGATGGGTACGAAGTTCACGGTGTTCGACAACGGCGCGAACCCCGACAGGGCCAACGCCGACTGGTCCAACGTGCGGCAGGAGCTCTCGGCCGTCGTCTAC GACACCAATGTTCTAGGGTTCAAAGGCCCCCGGAAGATGACGGTGATCATCCCCGGGATGAACGCTGACAACGAGAGGGTGCCCATCCGGCCCCGAAAC GATAACGACGGCCTCCTGATGCGATGGCAGAACAAAAACATGGACAACGTGATCGAGCTGCACAACAAGGCGCCGGTGTGGAACGACGAGACCCAGTCCTACGTCCTCAACTTCCACGGCCGGGTCACCCACGCCTCCGTCAAAAACTTCCAGATAGTGCACGGCAGCGACC CCGACTACATCGTGATGCAGTTCGGGCGCGTGGCTGACGACGCCTTCACCATGGACTACAACTACCCGCTCTGCGCCGTGCAGGCCTTTGCCATCGCGCTCTCCAGCTTCGACGGGAAGCTGGCCTGCGAGTAG
- the TEAD3 gene encoding transcriptional enhancer factor TEF-5 isoform X5 codes for MDKSLDNDAEGVWSPDIEQSFQEALAIYPPCGRRKIILSDEGKMYGRNELIARYIKLRTGKTRTRKQVSSHLQVLARRKSREIQSKLKAMNLDQVSKDKALQSMASMSSAQIVSASVLQNKLSPPPPLPQAVFSAAPRFWSGPIPGQPGPSQDIKPFAQPAYPIQPPMPPSLASYEPLAPLPPAASAVPVWQDRTIASAKLRLLEYSAFMEVPRDAETYSKHLFVHIGQTNPSYSDPLLEAVDIRQIYDKFPEKKGGLKELYERGPQNSFFLVKFWADLNSTIQDGPGTFYGVSSQYSSAENMTITVSTKVCSFGKQVVEKVETEYARLENGRFVYRIHRSPMCEYMINFIHKLKHLPEKYMMNSVLENFTILQVVTNRDTQETLLCIAFVFEVSTSEHGAQHHVYKLVKD; via the exons ATGGACAAGAGTCTGGACAATGATGCCGAGGGCGTGTGGAGTCCGGACATCGAGCAGAGCTTCCAGGAGGCGCTGGCGATCTATCCCCCCTGCGGCCGGCGGAAAATCATCCTCTCGGATGAGGGCAAGATGTACG GTCGTAACGAACTGATAGCCCGGTACATCAAGCTGCGGACGGGGAAGACACGGACGAGGAAGCAG GTCTCTAGCCACTTGCAGGTTCTTGCCCGACGGAAATCTCGTGAGATTCAGTCCAAGCTGAAG GCCATGAACTTG gaccaGGTCTCGAAGGATAAGGCTCTGCAGAGCATGGCTTCCATGTCCTCCGCGCAGATCGTGTCGGCCAGCGTCCTGCAGAACAAGCTcagcccccctcctcctcttcctcaggccGTCTTCTCTGCTGCCCCCAGG TTTTGGAGTGGGCCTATCCCAGGACAGCCTGGACCCTCTCAGGA CATTAAACCGTTTGCACAGCCAGCTTACCCCATCCAGCCACCCATGCCTCCATCACTAGCCA gtTATGAGCCCTTGGCTCCGCTCCCGCCAGCCGCCTCGGCCGTGCCCGTCTGGCAGGACCGCACCATCGCCTCCGCCAAGCTCCGGCTCCTTGAGTACTCCGCTTTCATGGAGGTGCCGCGGGACGCCGAAACG TACAGCAAACACCTCTTCGTGCACATCGGCCAGACGAACCCCTCGTACAGCGATCCGCTGCTGGAGGCCGTGGACATCCGCCAGATCTATGACAAGTTCCCCGAGAAGAAAGGTGGCCTCAAGGAGCTCTATGAGCGTGGGCCCCAGAACTCCTTCTTCCTCGTCAAATTTTGG GCGGATCTGAACAGCACGATCCAGGACGGGCCGGGGACTTTTTACGGTGTCAGCAGCCAGTACAGCAGTGCAGAGAACATGACCATCACGGTCTCCACCAAGGTGTGCTCCTTTGGGAAGCAGGTCGTGGAGAAGGTGGAG ACGGAGTACGCACGGCTGGAGAACGGCCGGTTCGTCTACCGCATCCACCGGTCTCCCATGTGTGAGTACATGATCAACTTCATCCACAAACTCAAGCACCTCCCGGAGAAGTACATGATGAACAGCGTCCTGGAGAATTTCACCATCCTGCAG GTTGTTACGAACAGGGATACCCAGGAAACCTTGCTCTGCATAGCCTTCGTTTTCGAGGTCTCCACCAGCGAGCACGGCGCCCAGCACCACGTGTACAAGTTGGTCAAGGACTAG
- the TEAD3 gene encoding transcriptional enhancer factor TEF-5 isoform X4 — MDKSLDNDAEGVWSPDIEQSFQEALAIYPPCGRRKIILSDEGKMYGRNELIARYIKLRTGKTRTRKQVSSHIQVLARKKVREYQVGIKVSSHLQVLARRKSREIQSKLKAMNLDQVSKDKALQSMASMSSAQIVSASVLQNKLSPPPPLPQAVFSAAPRFWSGPIPGQPGPSQDIKPFAQPAYPIQPPMPPSLASYEPLAPLPPAASAVPVWQDRTIASAKLRLLEYSAFMEVPRDAETYSKHLFVHIGQTNPSYSDPLLEAVDIRQIYDKFPEKKGGLKELYERGPQNSFFLVKFWADLNSTIQDGPGTFYGVSSQYSSAENMTITVSTKVCSFGKQVVEKVETEYARLENGRFVYRIHRSPMCEYMINFIHKLKHLPEKYMMNSVLENFTILQVVTNRDTQETLLCIAFVFEVSTSEHGAQHHVYKLVKD, encoded by the exons ATGGACAAGAGTCTGGACAATGATGCCGAGGGCGTGTGGAGTCCGGACATCGAGCAGAGCTTCCAGGAGGCGCTGGCGATCTATCCCCCCTGCGGCCGGCGGAAAATCATCCTCTCGGATGAGGGCAAGATGTACG GTCGTAACGAACTGATAGCCCGGTACATCAAGCTGCGGACGGGGAAGACACGGACGAGGAAGCAG GTGTCCAGCCACATACAGGTTCTAGCTCGGAAGAAGGTGCGGGAGTACCAGGTTGGCATCAAG GTCTCTAGCCACTTGCAGGTTCTTGCCCGACGGAAATCTCGTGAGATTCAGTCCAAGCTGAAG GCCATGAACTTG gaccaGGTCTCGAAGGATAAGGCTCTGCAGAGCATGGCTTCCATGTCCTCCGCGCAGATCGTGTCGGCCAGCGTCCTGCAGAACAAGCTcagcccccctcctcctcttcctcaggccGTCTTCTCTGCTGCCCCCAGG TTTTGGAGTGGGCCTATCCCAGGACAGCCTGGACCCTCTCAGGA CATTAAACCGTTTGCACAGCCAGCTTACCCCATCCAGCCACCCATGCCTCCATCACTAGCCA gtTATGAGCCCTTGGCTCCGCTCCCGCCAGCCGCCTCGGCCGTGCCCGTCTGGCAGGACCGCACCATCGCCTCCGCCAAGCTCCGGCTCCTTGAGTACTCCGCTTTCATGGAGGTGCCGCGGGACGCCGAAACG TACAGCAAACACCTCTTCGTGCACATCGGCCAGACGAACCCCTCGTACAGCGATCCGCTGCTGGAGGCCGTGGACATCCGCCAGATCTATGACAAGTTCCCCGAGAAGAAAGGTGGCCTCAAGGAGCTCTATGAGCGTGGGCCCCAGAACTCCTTCTTCCTCGTCAAATTTTGG GCGGATCTGAACAGCACGATCCAGGACGGGCCGGGGACTTTTTACGGTGTCAGCAGCCAGTACAGCAGTGCAGAGAACATGACCATCACGGTCTCCACCAAGGTGTGCTCCTTTGGGAAGCAGGTCGTGGAGAAGGTGGAG ACGGAGTACGCACGGCTGGAGAACGGCCGGTTCGTCTACCGCATCCACCGGTCTCCCATGTGTGAGTACATGATCAACTTCATCCACAAACTCAAGCACCTCCCGGAGAAGTACATGATGAACAGCGTCCTGGAGAATTTCACCATCCTGCAG GTTGTTACGAACAGGGATACCCAGGAAACCTTGCTCTGCATAGCCTTCGTTTTCGAGGTCTCCACCAGCGAGCACGGCGCCCAGCACCACGTGTACAAGTTGGTCAAGGACTAG
- the TEAD3 gene encoding transcriptional enhancer factor TEF-5 isoform X1, which yields MDKSLDNDAEGVWSPDIEQSFQEALAIYPPCGRRKIILSDEGKMYGRNELIARYIKLRTGKTRTRKQVSSHLQVLARRKSREIQSKLKDQVSKDKALQSMASMSSAQIVSASVLQNKLSPPPPLPQAVFSAAPRFWSGPIPGQPGPSQDIKPFAQPAYPIQPAPRPPAPGYEPLAPLPPAASAVPVWQDRTIASAKLRLLEYSAFMEVPRDAETYSKHLFVHIGQTNPSYSDPLLEAVDIRQIYDKFPEKKGGLKELYERGPQNSFFLVKFWADLNSTIQDGPGTFYGVSSQYSSAENMTITVSTKVCSFGKQVVEKVETEYARLENGRFVYRIHRSPMCEYMINFIHKLKHLPEKYMMNSVLENFTILQVVTNRDTQETLLCIAFVFEVSTSEHGAQHHVYKLVKD from the exons ATGGACAAGAGTCTGGACAATGATGCCGAGGGCGTGTGGAGTCCGGACATCGAGCAGAGCTTCCAGGAGGCGCTGGCGATCTATCCCCCCTGCGGCCGGCGGAAAATCATCCTCTCGGATGAGGGCAAGATGTACG GTCGTAACGAACTGATAGCCCGGTACATCAAGCTGCGGACGGGGAAGACACGGACGAGGAAGCAG GTCTCTAGCCACTTGCAGGTTCTTGCCCGACGGAAATCTCGTGAGATTCAGTCCAAGCTGAAG gaccaGGTCTCGAAGGATAAGGCTCTGCAGAGCATGGCTTCCATGTCCTCCGCGCAGATCGTGTCGGCCAGCGTCCTGCAGAACAAGCTcagcccccctcctcctcttcctcaggccGTCTTCTCTGCTGCCCCCAGG TTTTGGAGTGGGCCTATCCCAGGACAGCCTGGACCCTCTCAGGA CATTAAACCGTTTGCACAGCCAGCTTACCCCATCCAG CCCGcaccccgtccccccgccccaggtTATGAGCCCTTGGCTCCGCTCCCGCCAGCCGCCTCGGCCGTGCCCGTCTGGCAGGACCGCACCATCGCCTCCGCCAAGCTCCGGCTCCTTGAGTACTCCGCTTTCATGGAGGTGCCGCGGGACGCCGAAACG TACAGCAAACACCTCTTCGTGCACATCGGCCAGACGAACCCCTCGTACAGCGATCCGCTGCTGGAGGCCGTGGACATCCGCCAGATCTATGACAAGTTCCCCGAGAAGAAAGGTGGCCTCAAGGAGCTCTATGAGCGTGGGCCCCAGAACTCCTTCTTCCTCGTCAAATTTTGG GCGGATCTGAACAGCACGATCCAGGACGGGCCGGGGACTTTTTACGGTGTCAGCAGCCAGTACAGCAGTGCAGAGAACATGACCATCACGGTCTCCACCAAGGTGTGCTCCTTTGGGAAGCAGGTCGTGGAGAAGGTGGAG ACGGAGTACGCACGGCTGGAGAACGGCCGGTTCGTCTACCGCATCCACCGGTCTCCCATGTGTGAGTACATGATCAACTTCATCCACAAACTCAAGCACCTCCCGGAGAAGTACATGATGAACAGCGTCCTGGAGAATTTCACCATCCTGCAG GTTGTTACGAACAGGGATACCCAGGAAACCTTGCTCTGCATAGCCTTCGTTTTCGAGGTCTCCACCAGCGAGCACGGCGCCCAGCACCACGTGTACAAGTTGGTCAAGGACTAG
- the TEAD3 gene encoding transcriptional enhancer factor TEF-5 isoform X2: MDKSLDNDAEGVWSPDIEQSFQEALAIYPPCGRRKIILSDEGKMYGRNELIARYIKLRTGKTRTRKQVSSHLQVLARRKSREIQSKLKDQVSKDKALQSMASMSSAQIVSASVLQNKLSPPPPLPQAFWSGPIPGQPGPSQDIKPFAQPAYPIQPPMPPSLASNCPPAPRPPAPGYEPLAPLPPAASAVPVWQDRTIASAKLRLLEYSAFMEVPRDAETYSKHLFVHIGQTNPSYSDPLLEAVDIRQIYDKFPEKKGGLKELYERGPQNSFFLVKFWADLNSTIQDGPGTFYGVSSQYSSAENMTITVSTKVCSFGKQVVEKVETEYARLENGRFVYRIHRSPMCEYMINFIHKLKHLPEKYMMNSVLENFTILQVVTNRDTQETLLCIAFVFEVSTSEHGAQHHVYKLVKD; encoded by the exons ATGGACAAGAGTCTGGACAATGATGCCGAGGGCGTGTGGAGTCCGGACATCGAGCAGAGCTTCCAGGAGGCGCTGGCGATCTATCCCCCCTGCGGCCGGCGGAAAATCATCCTCTCGGATGAGGGCAAGATGTACG GTCGTAACGAACTGATAGCCCGGTACATCAAGCTGCGGACGGGGAAGACACGGACGAGGAAGCAG GTCTCTAGCCACTTGCAGGTTCTTGCCCGACGGAAATCTCGTGAGATTCAGTCCAAGCTGAAG gaccaGGTCTCGAAGGATAAGGCTCTGCAGAGCATGGCTTCCATGTCCTCCGCGCAGATCGTGTCGGCCAGCGTCCTGCAGAACAAGCTcagcccccctcctcctcttcctcaggcc TTTTGGAGTGGGCCTATCCCAGGACAGCCTGGACCCTCTCAGGA CATTAAACCGTTTGCACAGCCAGCTTACCCCATCCAGCCACCCATGCCTCCATCACTAGCCAGTAA CTGCCCCCCCGcaccccgtccccccgccccaggtTATGAGCCCTTGGCTCCGCTCCCGCCAGCCGCCTCGGCCGTGCCCGTCTGGCAGGACCGCACCATCGCCTCCGCCAAGCTCCGGCTCCTTGAGTACTCCGCTTTCATGGAGGTGCCGCGGGACGCCGAAACG TACAGCAAACACCTCTTCGTGCACATCGGCCAGACGAACCCCTCGTACAGCGATCCGCTGCTGGAGGCCGTGGACATCCGCCAGATCTATGACAAGTTCCCCGAGAAGAAAGGTGGCCTCAAGGAGCTCTATGAGCGTGGGCCCCAGAACTCCTTCTTCCTCGTCAAATTTTGG GCGGATCTGAACAGCACGATCCAGGACGGGCCGGGGACTTTTTACGGTGTCAGCAGCCAGTACAGCAGTGCAGAGAACATGACCATCACGGTCTCCACCAAGGTGTGCTCCTTTGGGAAGCAGGTCGTGGAGAAGGTGGAG ACGGAGTACGCACGGCTGGAGAACGGCCGGTTCGTCTACCGCATCCACCGGTCTCCCATGTGTGAGTACATGATCAACTTCATCCACAAACTCAAGCACCTCCCGGAGAAGTACATGATGAACAGCGTCCTGGAGAATTTCACCATCCTGCAG GTTGTTACGAACAGGGATACCCAGGAAACCTTGCTCTGCATAGCCTTCGTTTTCGAGGTCTCCACCAGCGAGCACGGCGCCCAGCACCACGTGTACAAGTTGGTCAAGGACTAG
- the TEAD3 gene encoding transcriptional enhancer factor TEF-5 isoform X3 has translation MDKSLDNDAEGVWSPDIEQSFQEALAIYPPCGRRKIILSDEGKMYGRNELIARYIKLRTGKTRTRKQVSSHLQVLARRKSREIQSKLKFWSGPIPGQPGPSQDIKPFAQPAYPIQPPMPPSLASNCPPAPRPPAPGYEPLAPLPPAASAVPVWQDRTIASAKLRLLEYSAFMEVPRDAETYSKHLFVHIGQTNPSYSDPLLEAVDIRQIYDKFPEKKGGLKELYERGPQNSFFLVKFWADLNSTIQDGPGTFYGVSSQYSSAENMTITVSTKVCSFGKQVVEKVETEYARLENGRFVYRIHRSPMCEYMINFIHKLKHLPEKYMMNSVLENFTILQVVTNRDTQETLLCIAFVFEVSTSEHGAQHHVYKLVKD, from the exons ATGGACAAGAGTCTGGACAATGATGCCGAGGGCGTGTGGAGTCCGGACATCGAGCAGAGCTTCCAGGAGGCGCTGGCGATCTATCCCCCCTGCGGCCGGCGGAAAATCATCCTCTCGGATGAGGGCAAGATGTACG GTCGTAACGAACTGATAGCCCGGTACATCAAGCTGCGGACGGGGAAGACACGGACGAGGAAGCAG GTCTCTAGCCACTTGCAGGTTCTTGCCCGACGGAAATCTCGTGAGATTCAGTCCAAGCTGAAG TTTTGGAGTGGGCCTATCCCAGGACAGCCTGGACCCTCTCAGGA CATTAAACCGTTTGCACAGCCAGCTTACCCCATCCAGCCACCCATGCCTCCATCACTAGCCAGTAA CTGCCCCCCCGcaccccgtccccccgccccaggtTATGAGCCCTTGGCTCCGCTCCCGCCAGCCGCCTCGGCCGTGCCCGTCTGGCAGGACCGCACCATCGCCTCCGCCAAGCTCCGGCTCCTTGAGTACTCCGCTTTCATGGAGGTGCCGCGGGACGCCGAAACG TACAGCAAACACCTCTTCGTGCACATCGGCCAGACGAACCCCTCGTACAGCGATCCGCTGCTGGAGGCCGTGGACATCCGCCAGATCTATGACAAGTTCCCCGAGAAGAAAGGTGGCCTCAAGGAGCTCTATGAGCGTGGGCCCCAGAACTCCTTCTTCCTCGTCAAATTTTGG GCGGATCTGAACAGCACGATCCAGGACGGGCCGGGGACTTTTTACGGTGTCAGCAGCCAGTACAGCAGTGCAGAGAACATGACCATCACGGTCTCCACCAAGGTGTGCTCCTTTGGGAAGCAGGTCGTGGAGAAGGTGGAG ACGGAGTACGCACGGCTGGAGAACGGCCGGTTCGTCTACCGCATCCACCGGTCTCCCATGTGTGAGTACATGATCAACTTCATCCACAAACTCAAGCACCTCCCGGAGAAGTACATGATGAACAGCGTCCTGGAGAATTTCACCATCCTGCAG GTTGTTACGAACAGGGATACCCAGGAAACCTTGCTCTGCATAGCCTTCGTTTTCGAGGTCTCCACCAGCGAGCACGGCGCCCAGCACCACGTGTACAAGTTGGTCAAGGACTAG